A single region of the Streptomyces virginiae genome encodes:
- a CDS encoding lipid-transfer protein, producing the protein MSADIAVLGAGMHPWGKWGRSFVEYGRAAARAALDDAGLDWTQVQSIVGADTVRSGYPGYVAGATFAQALGWQGARVTSVYAACASGAQAIGAARAQILAGLADVVLVVGADAAPKGFFAPAGGDRPDDPDWLRFRVLGATNPAYFALYARRRMALHGDTLEDFAQVKVKNAAAGLLNPHARYRKRVTTEEVAASAVVADPLRLLDICATSDGGAALVLTSMDFARSRGVADPVRIRAVSTVTPTYPRTVLDLPDIATDSAVAVAPAAGSFRSSIARAAYEEAGLGPDDLSLAEVYDLSTALELEWYEDIGLCGEGEGAKLVREGATALGGRIPVNTSGGLASFGEAVPAQAIAQVCELTWQLRGTAGERQVPGARAGITANQGLFGHGSAVVAVR; encoded by the coding sequence ATGAGCGCCGACATCGCCGTCCTCGGGGCCGGTATGCACCCCTGGGGCAAATGGGGCCGCAGCTTCGTCGAGTACGGGCGGGCCGCCGCGCGGGCGGCATTGGACGACGCCGGACTGGACTGGACGCAGGTGCAGTCGATCGTCGGCGCCGACACCGTACGTTCCGGATACCCGGGCTACGTGGCGGGCGCCACCTTCGCCCAGGCCCTCGGCTGGCAGGGGGCGCGGGTCACCAGCGTCTACGCGGCCTGCGCGTCCGGCGCCCAAGCCATCGGGGCCGCCCGCGCGCAGATCCTGGCGGGCCTGGCCGACGTGGTGCTCGTGGTCGGCGCGGACGCCGCGCCCAAGGGGTTCTTCGCACCGGCGGGCGGCGACCGGCCCGACGATCCGGACTGGCTCCGCTTCCGCGTGCTCGGCGCCACCAACCCGGCCTACTTCGCGCTCTACGCGCGGCGGCGGATGGCCCTCCACGGGGACACCCTGGAGGACTTCGCCCAGGTCAAGGTGAAGAACGCGGCGGCCGGGCTGCTCAATCCGCACGCCCGCTACCGGAAGAGGGTGACCACGGAGGAGGTCGCCGCCTCGGCGGTGGTCGCGGATCCGCTCCGCCTGCTCGACATCTGCGCCACCTCCGACGGGGGCGCGGCCCTGGTCCTCACGAGCATGGACTTCGCGCGATCGCGCGGGGTGGCCGATCCGGTGCGGATCCGGGCCGTCTCCACCGTGACGCCCACCTATCCGCGTACGGTGCTGGACCTGCCGGACATTGCGACCGATTCGGCGGTGGCGGTGGCGCCGGCGGCCGGCTCCTTCAGGTCCTCGATCGCGCGCGCCGCCTACGAGGAGGCGGGGCTCGGCCCGGACGACCTCTCGCTCGCGGAGGTGTACGACCTGTCCACCGCCCTGGAGTTGGAGTGGTACGAGGACATCGGGCTGTGCGGGGAGGGCGAGGGGGCGAAGCTCGTACGGGAGGGGGCGACGGCGCTGGGCGGCCGGATCCCGGTCAACACCAGTGGCGGGCTGGCCTCCTTCGGGGAGGCGGTGCCGGCGCAGGCGATCGCGCAGGTGTGTGAGCTGACCTGGCAGTTGCGCGGTACGGCCGGGGAGCGGCAGGTGCCGGGGGCGCGGGCCGGGATCACCGCGAACCAGGGGCTGTTCGGCCACGGGTCGGCCGTCGTCGCCGTGCGCTGA
- a CDS encoding Zn-ribbon domain-containing OB-fold protein: MARTRTPVVSGWFTEDAPDGGGFRLLGTRCSACTAVFFPRQDAYCRNPHCPGGGELAEVPLSSRGRVWSYTDGRYRPPAPYVSDPAVPWEPYTLVAVELEAERMVVLGQAAPGVGVADLAVGMEVEVVGGVLNEDPGATGTVWTTWRFRPVGGAE; encoded by the coding sequence GTGGCACGCACACGCACACCCGTCGTGAGCGGGTGGTTCACCGAGGACGCGCCGGACGGCGGGGGCTTCCGGTTGCTCGGCACCCGGTGCTCGGCCTGTACCGCGGTGTTCTTCCCGCGCCAGGACGCCTACTGCCGCAATCCGCACTGCCCCGGCGGCGGCGAGCTGGCCGAGGTGCCGCTGTCCTCGCGGGGCCGGGTCTGGTCCTACACCGACGGGCGCTACCGGCCGCCCGCGCCGTACGTGTCCGACCCGGCCGTGCCCTGGGAGCCGTACACGCTGGTCGCGGTGGAGCTGGAGGCCGAGCGGATGGTGGTCCTCGGGCAGGCCGCGCCCGGGGTGGGGGTCGCCGATCTGGCGGTCGGGATGGAGGTCGAGGTGGTCGGGGGCGTGCTGAACGAGGACCCTGGCGCCACCGGGACCGTATGGACCACCTGGCGGTTCCGGCCGGTGGGAGGCGCCGAATGA
- a CDS encoding sensor histidine kinase, whose amino-acid sequence MRFRGKSIRRKIVALLLVPLVSLTALWGFATVITGREALQLFDVAYIIDKVGYPVEDVARVIQKERRQTLVVLGDPRAAAATAELTKRRAETDLAVERITVSARDSKVIDELSPQSAQRLRSIVSAFQGIGTMRRSVDQNALDPTQALDLYNRLVDPCYDFLMNLHGLDNVEVDKEGRALVGISRARELLSREDAVIASALAAGKITAPDVRHVSDFAAKRTLLYEFNLVTLPAEDREDFEQYWKNPETQPLRDAEERFISGGAVNKPRNLTAAQWDEASTKVLDDLAAMNTAAGNRYQERIEPVAMDVMVQAAAAGILGFLALVFSLVLSVRIGRDLVRDLSRLRKEAHEASGVRLPSVMRRLAAGEHVDVETESPHLEYEKDEVGQVGQALNTLQRAAVEAAVKQADLRRGVSEVFVNLARRNQVLLHRQLTLLDTMERRTEDTEELADLFRLDHMTTRMRRHAEGLVILSGAAPSRQWRKPVQLMDVVRAAVAEVEDYERIEVRRLTRLGIVGPAVADVTHLIAELLENATVFSPPHTAVQVHGERVANGFTLEIHDRGLGMTPEALLDANLRLAETPEFELSDTDRLGLFVVSRLAQRHNVKVVLQPSPYGGTTAVLFLPAALLTEAPETNGAGARFDGARAAAKPLRSDKAGHLGRAGSERPTPAAMERATSGRRLPVAELRGPVELEAPLPAGGLNGLDGLDDAAALDDAPTAITSRTGGAGRPVMATLDDETPPNGIPRSALLGLRPADRPHTDRHAERHADRGGSRKGDRDRESLAPTGPVRLDTQRVEAPRADDSRSQGAVPLPRRRPTPTLVADHGRRVEPRPVSVVPQPAPAAAAGPEAGSDAGAAAPGPGIGGLPRRVRQASLAPQLKKSPSAAPAEAAPDQVADRDADDVRTRMSALQRGWTAGRNQHAQQKSETEAGTSAAGGPANENEGDGR is encoded by the coding sequence ATGCGCTTTCGCGGGAAGTCCATCCGCCGGAAGATCGTGGCGTTGCTCCTTGTGCCGCTCGTCTCCCTGACCGCCCTCTGGGGCTTCGCGACAGTCATCACCGGCCGTGAGGCCCTCCAACTCTTCGACGTGGCCTACATCATCGACAAGGTGGGCTACCCCGTCGAGGACGTCGCCCGCGTCATCCAGAAGGAACGGCGCCAGACCCTGGTCGTCCTCGGCGACCCCCGGGCCGCCGCCGCCACGGCCGAACTCACCAAGCGCCGCGCCGAAACCGACCTGGCCGTCGAGCGGATCACCGTCAGCGCCCGCGACTCCAAGGTCATCGACGAGCTGAGCCCGCAGAGCGCCCAGCGCCTGCGCTCGATCGTCTCCGCCTTCCAGGGCATCGGCACCATGCGCCGCTCCGTCGACCAGAACGCCCTGGACCCCACGCAGGCCCTGGATCTCTACAACCGGCTGGTCGACCCCTGCTACGACTTCCTCATGAACCTCCACGGCCTGGACAACGTGGAGGTCGACAAGGAAGGCCGCGCCCTCGTCGGCATCAGCCGCGCGCGCGAACTGCTCTCCCGCGAGGACGCCGTCATCGCCTCCGCCCTCGCCGCGGGCAAGATCACCGCTCCCGACGTCCGCCACGTCTCCGACTTCGCGGCCAAACGCACCCTGCTCTACGAGTTCAACCTCGTGACCCTCCCCGCCGAGGACCGGGAGGACTTCGAGCAGTACTGGAAGAACCCCGAGACCCAGCCCCTGCGCGACGCCGAGGAACGCTTCATATCCGGCGGCGCGGTCAACAAGCCGCGCAACCTCACCGCCGCCCAGTGGGACGAAGCCTCCACCAAGGTCCTCGACGACCTGGCCGCCATGAACACCGCCGCCGGCAACCGCTACCAGGAACGCATCGAGCCCGTCGCCATGGACGTCATGGTCCAGGCCGCGGCCGCCGGCATCCTGGGCTTCCTCGCCCTGGTCTTCTCCCTCGTCCTGTCCGTGCGCATCGGCCGCGACCTCGTCCGCGACCTGTCCCGGCTGCGCAAGGAGGCACACGAGGCCTCCGGCGTCCGACTGCCCAGCGTGATGCGCCGCCTCGCCGCCGGCGAACACGTGGACGTGGAGACCGAGTCACCCCACCTCGAATACGAGAAGGACGAGGTCGGCCAGGTCGGCCAGGCCCTCAACACCCTCCAGCGCGCCGCCGTCGAGGCCGCCGTCAAGCAGGCCGACCTGCGCCGCGGCGTCTCCGAGGTGTTCGTCAACCTGGCCCGCCGCAACCAGGTGCTGCTGCACCGCCAGCTGACCCTCCTCGACACCATGGAACGCCGCACCGAGGACACCGAGGAACTGGCCGACCTCTTCCGCCTCGACCACATGACCACCCGCATGCGCCGGCACGCCGAGGGCCTCGTGATCCTCTCCGGCGCCGCACCCTCCCGCCAGTGGCGCAAGCCCGTCCAGCTGATGGACGTCGTACGCGCCGCCGTCGCCGAGGTCGAGGACTACGAGCGCATCGAGGTACGCCGGCTCACCCGCCTGGGCATCGTCGGCCCGGCCGTCGCCGACGTCACCCACCTCATCGCCGAACTCCTGGAGAACGCCACCGTGTTCTCGCCGCCGCACACCGCGGTCCAGGTGCACGGCGAGCGCGTCGCCAACGGCTTCACCCTGGAGATCCACGACCGCGGCCTCGGCATGACCCCGGAAGCGCTGCTCGACGCGAACCTCCGGCTCGCCGAGACCCCCGAGTTCGAGCTCTCCGACACCGACCGCCTCGGCCTGTTCGTCGTCAGCCGCCTCGCGCAGCGCCACAACGTCAAGGTCGTCCTCCAGCCCAGCCCGTACGGGGGCACCACCGCGGTGCTCTTCCTGCCCGCGGCCCTGCTGACCGAGGCCCCCGAGACCAACGGCGCCGGCGCCCGGTTCGACGGCGCCCGCGCCGCGGCCAAGCCCCTGCGGTCCGACAAGGCCGGCCACCTCGGCCGCGCCGGGTCCGAGCGGCCCACGCCCGCCGCCATGGAGCGCGCGACGTCCGGCCGCCGGCTGCCCGTCGCCGAACTGCGCGGACCCGTCGAGCTGGAGGCCCCGCTCCCGGCCGGCGGCCTGAACGGCCTGGACGGCCTCGACGACGCTGCCGCGCTCGACGACGCCCCCACGGCGATCACGAGCCGCACCGGCGGCGCCGGCCGCCCGGTCATGGCCACGCTCGACGACGAGACCCCGCCGAACGGCATCCCGCGCAGCGCCCTCCTGGGCCTGCGCCCGGCGGACCGGCCGCACACCGACCGGCACGCGGAGCGGCACGCGGACCGGGGCGGCTCCCGCAAGGGCGACCGCGACCGCGAGTCGCTCGCGCCCACCGGCCCCGTCCGGCTGGACACCCAGCGGGTGGAGGCCCCGCGTGCGGACGACTCCCGCTCCCAGGGCGCCGTACCGCTGCCGCGTCGCCGCCCGACCCCGACTCTGGTCGCCGACCACGGCCGCCGGGTGGAACCCCGCCCGGTGTCCGTGGTCCCGCAGCCCGCCCCGGCCGCAGCGGCCGGGCCCGAAGCCGGATCCGACGCGGGGGCCGCCGCACCCGGCCCCGGCATCGGCGGGCTGCCCCGCCGGGTCCGCCAGGCGAGCCTGGCGCCCCAGCTCAAGAAGTCCCCGTCCGCCGCACCCGCCGAAGCCGCCCCCGACCAGGTGGCCGACCGCGACGCGGATGACGTACGTACGCGCATGTCCGCACTCCAGCGTGGCTGGACGGCGGGCCGCAACCAGCACGCACAGCAGAAGTCCGAGACCGAGGCAGGCACATCCGCCGCCGGCGGTCCCGCGAACGAGAACGAAGGGGACGGTCGATGA
- a CDS encoding ArsR/SmtB family transcription factor yields the protein MSTAVDDDLWSAIGDPTRRRMIDLLLADGQGTATTLSAHLPVTRQAVTKHLAVLDRVGLVRSAPAGREKRYQVDEAQLARAVAQLNSVGELWDARLRRVKNLAEAIQRAKNAEQ from the coding sequence ATGAGCACCGCCGTCGACGACGACCTCTGGTCCGCGATAGGCGACCCGACCCGGCGCCGCATGATCGACCTCCTGCTGGCCGACGGTCAGGGGACGGCGACGACGCTCAGCGCGCACCTGCCCGTGACCCGGCAGGCCGTGACCAAACACCTGGCCGTGCTCGACCGGGTCGGTCTGGTCCGGTCCGCGCCGGCGGGACGGGAGAAGCGCTACCAGGTGGACGAGGCGCAGCTGGCCCGTGCCGTGGCGCAGCTGAACTCCGTCGGCGAGCTGTGGGACGCCCGCCTGCGGCGGGTCAAGAACCTCGCCGAAGCGATCCAACGGGCCAAGAACGCGGAGCAGTGA
- a CDS encoding LamB/YcsF family protein has product MIDLNADLGEGFGRWALTDDEALLSVVTSANVACGFHAGDPSIMRRVCELAAERGVRIGAQVSYRDLAGFGRRSMDVPPGELADEVAYQIGALEVFARAAGSRVSYVKPHGALYNRTVHDADQAAAVVAGVRLAAGSGATGGLPVLGLPGSLLLVAAAEAGLAPVPEAFADRAYTPVGTLVPRGEPDAVLHDPDAVVARAVRMAAEGAVTAADGSVVRVAARSLCLHGDTPGAAGLARRVREALGAAGVRVEAFA; this is encoded by the coding sequence GTGATCGACCTCAACGCCGACCTCGGCGAGGGCTTCGGGCGCTGGGCGCTCACCGACGACGAGGCCCTGCTGTCCGTCGTCACCAGCGCCAACGTGGCCTGCGGCTTCCATGCCGGTGACCCGTCCATCATGCGCCGGGTCTGCGAGCTGGCCGCGGAGCGGGGCGTACGGATCGGCGCGCAGGTGTCCTACCGCGATCTGGCCGGGTTCGGGCGGCGCTCCATGGATGTGCCGCCCGGCGAGCTCGCCGACGAGGTGGCCTACCAGATCGGGGCCCTGGAGGTGTTCGCGCGGGCGGCCGGCTCCCGGGTGTCCTACGTGAAGCCGCACGGGGCGCTCTACAACCGCACCGTGCACGATGCCGACCAGGCCGCCGCCGTGGTCGCGGGGGTCCGGCTGGCGGCCGGCTCCGGGGCCACCGGGGGCCTGCCGGTGCTCGGGCTGCCCGGGTCGCTGCTGCTGGTCGCCGCCGCGGAGGCGGGGCTCGCGCCCGTACCGGAGGCCTTCGCCGACCGCGCCTACACGCCGGTCGGGACGCTGGTCCCGCGCGGCGAGCCGGATGCCGTGCTGCACGACCCGGACGCGGTCGTGGCACGGGCCGTCCGGATGGCCGCCGAGGGCGCGGTGACGGCGGCCGACGGGTCGGTGGTCCGGGTGGCCGCGCGCTCGCTGTGCCTGCACGGGGACACCCCGGGCGCGGCCGGGCTCGCCCGCCGGGTCCGGGAGGCGTTGGGCGCGGCCGGGGTCCGGGTGGAGGCCTTCGCGTGA
- a CDS encoding GTP-binding protein → MAFGRFSRTGAMHAVSPVEPLTLKILVAGGFGVGKTTLVSAVSEIRPLRTEERLSEPGVGVDDTGGVEGKSTTTVAMDFGRITLREDLVLYLFGTPGQDRFWFLWDELAQGSLGAVVLADTRRLADCFAAIDYFERRAIPFVVAVNCFDGADRHPVVTVRTALDLDPGVPVLLCDARDRESVKDVLVGVVEHAMSLARERRRSLSAGA, encoded by the coding sequence ATGGCCTTCGGGCGCTTTAGCCGCACCGGTGCCATGCACGCGGTGTCGCCGGTCGAGCCGCTGACCTTGAAGATCTTGGTCGCGGGCGGCTTCGGGGTGGGCAAGACCACCCTGGTCAGTGCGGTGAGCGAAATCAGACCCCTGCGCACCGAGGAACGGCTCTCCGAGCCGGGCGTCGGTGTCGACGACACCGGGGGAGTGGAGGGCAAGAGCACCACCACCGTGGCCATGGACTTCGGGCGCATCACGCTCCGCGAGGACCTGGTGCTGTACCTGTTCGGCACGCCCGGGCAGGACCGCTTCTGGTTCCTGTGGGACGAGCTGGCGCAGGGTTCGCTCGGCGCCGTCGTCCTCGCGGACACCCGTCGCCTCGCCGACTGCTTCGCCGCCATCGACTACTTCGAGCGGCGCGCGATCCCGTTCGTCGTCGCGGTCAACTGCTTCGACGGAGCCGACCGGCACCCCGTGGTGACCGTACGGACGGCGCTGGACCTCGATCCCGGGGTGCCGGTACTGCTGTGCGACGCACGGGACCGGGAATCCGTGAAGGACGTGCTGGTGGGGGTCGTGGAACACGCGATGTCCCTGGCGCGCGAACGGCGCCGGAGCCTTTCGGCGGGAGCCTGA
- a CDS encoding DUF962 domain-containing protein — MTFTSYEEFWPYYVAMHSRAATRWVHLTGTLTGLAVTAYGLARGRRRYLAALPLIGYGTAWPAHFLIEGNNPATFGHPAWSLRGDAQMIRMMLAGRDAELGEIARKWLAENPCQDRSPVADS; from the coding sequence ATGACTTTCACCTCGTACGAGGAATTCTGGCCGTACTACGTCGCGATGCACTCGCGCGCCGCCACCCGGTGGGTCCATCTCACCGGCACCCTCACCGGTCTGGCGGTGACCGCCTACGGGCTGGCCCGCGGCCGTAGGCGCTACCTCGCCGCACTCCCCCTGATCGGGTACGGGACCGCCTGGCCCGCGCACTTCCTGATCGAGGGGAACAATCCGGCCACCTTCGGGCATCCCGCGTGGTCCCTGCGCGGGGACGCGCAGATGATCCGGATGATGCTCGCCGGCCGCGACGCGGAGCTGGGCGAGATCGCGCGGAAGTGGCTTGCCGAGAACCCGTGTCAGGACCGTTCCCCCGTGGCAGACTCCTGA
- a CDS encoding DUF742 domain-containing protein: MPAGFPVDPSYPDPDPDQLDPDHAHWFDDDAGPVVRPYAMTRGRTSHAGQHRLDLIALVVAEPAADDPVWDMTLSPEHAHILGLCRGRPQSVAELAADLDLAVGVVRVLIGDLVDEELVHVTRPVPPAELPDESILREVIDGLRAL; encoded by the coding sequence ATCCCCGCCGGTTTCCCCGTCGACCCGTCCTACCCCGACCCCGACCCCGACCAGCTGGACCCCGACCACGCGCACTGGTTCGACGACGACGCGGGGCCGGTCGTCCGCCCGTACGCCATGACGCGCGGCCGGACCAGCCACGCGGGCCAGCACCGACTCGACCTGATCGCGCTCGTCGTCGCCGAACCGGCGGCCGACGATCCGGTCTGGGACATGACCCTCTCCCCGGAACACGCCCACATCCTCGGGCTGTGCCGGGGCCGACCACAGTCGGTCGCCGAACTCGCGGCCGATCTCGACCTCGCGGTCGGGGTCGTCCGCGTCCTGATCGGCGACCTGGTCGATGAAGAACTGGTCCACGTGACCAGGCCGGTACCACCGGCAGAACTGCCCGATGAATCCATTCTGCGTGAGGTGATCGATGGCCTTCGGGCGCTTTAG
- a CDS encoding SRPBCC family protein produces MVDILHRVGITATPEKVYEALTTVEGLAAWWTTDTSGSGDGVLEFRFGDVGGFDMKVLDLRPNERVLWEVVDGPAEWVGTTVSFDLTQEGEWTILMFAHAGWREPVAFMNHCSTKWAIFLMSLKSLVETGSGAPHPRDVQISDWH; encoded by the coding sequence ATGGTGGACATCCTGCACCGGGTAGGGATCACCGCGACCCCGGAGAAGGTGTACGAAGCGCTCACCACGGTCGAGGGCCTGGCCGCGTGGTGGACGACCGACACGAGCGGGTCCGGCGACGGCGTCCTGGAGTTCCGGTTCGGCGACGTCGGCGGCTTCGACATGAAGGTGCTCGACCTGCGGCCGAACGAACGGGTGCTGTGGGAGGTCGTCGACGGTCCGGCCGAGTGGGTCGGGACGACGGTGAGTTTCGACCTGACCCAGGAAGGCGAGTGGACGATCCTCATGTTCGCGCACGCGGGCTGGCGGGAACCGGTCGCGTTCATGAACCACTGCAGCACCAAGTGGGCGATCTTCCTGATGAGCTTGAAGTCCCTGGTGGAGACGGGCTCCGGCGCGCCGCATCCGCGCGACGTGCAGATCAGCGACTGGCACTGA
- a CDS encoding SRPBCC domain-containing protein, with protein METAMEYGSIERELHIDASPEVVFEVLSSPEHIREWWSAETAFEPVAGATARLTWTDEDTGRQQSSPFTVVEADPPRMFSFRWTYDETETEAAGPGNSLLVTFELVPTEKGTTVRFRESGYRERGWEAAVLEAHYNDHRQGWDFYLPRLVATADRLAATR; from the coding sequence ATGGAGACGGCCATGGAGTACGGGAGCATCGAGCGCGAGCTGCACATCGACGCCTCGCCCGAGGTGGTGTTCGAGGTGCTCAGCAGCCCCGAGCACATCCGGGAGTGGTGGAGCGCCGAGACCGCGTTCGAGCCGGTCGCGGGCGCGACGGCCCGGCTCACATGGACCGACGAGGACACCGGTCGGCAGCAGTCCTCGCCGTTCACGGTCGTGGAGGCCGACCCGCCGCGGATGTTCTCGTTCCGCTGGACCTACGACGAGACGGAGACGGAGGCGGCGGGTCCGGGCAACTCCCTGCTGGTGACCTTCGAGCTCGTCCCCACGGAGAAGGGGACCACGGTCCGCTTCCGCGAGAGCGGCTACCGCGAGCGGGGTTGGGAGGCCGCCGTGCTCGAAGCCCACTACAACGACCACCGGCAGGGCTGGGACTTCTACCTGCCGCGCCTGGTCGCGACGGCCGACCGGCTGGCGGCCACGCGATGA
- a CDS encoding NUDIX domain-containing protein → MSAHLKDSHCSTCGAPYSTPEWPRTCAACGATAYRNPLPVAVTLLPVEDADGTGLVVITRTIEPALGGVALPGGFIDFGEDWRDAVVRELFEETGITAPASEVVLADALSSPAGHLLLFGLLPARPAADLPVSKPTDETTGWHILRTPSTLAFPLHTQAAASWFAGTYA, encoded by the coding sequence ATGTCGGCACACCTGAAGGACTCGCACTGCTCCACCTGCGGAGCGCCGTACTCCACCCCTGAGTGGCCCCGCACCTGCGCGGCCTGCGGGGCGACCGCCTACCGCAACCCGCTTCCGGTGGCCGTCACCCTCCTCCCCGTCGAGGACGCGGACGGCACCGGCCTCGTGGTCATCACCCGCACCATCGAACCGGCCCTCGGCGGCGTCGCCCTCCCCGGTGGATTCATCGACTTCGGCGAGGACTGGCGCGACGCGGTCGTCCGTGAGCTCTTCGAGGAGACCGGCATCACGGCCCCCGCCTCGGAGGTCGTGCTGGCCGACGCCCTGAGTTCCCCGGCGGGCCATCTCCTCCTGTTCGGCCTCCTCCCGGCCCGCCCGGCAGCGGACCTCCCCGTATCGAAGCCGACGGACGAGACCACGGGCTGGCACATCCTGCGCACCCCGTCGACGCTGGCCTTCCCCCTCCACACCCAGGCGGCCGCGTCCTGGTTCGCGGGCACGTACGCCTGA
- a CDS encoding roadblock/LC7 domain-containing protein → MTAPQTGNDTRGRGSGPLNWLLDELVDRVGSIRKAVVLSGDGLPTGSSKDLTREDSEHLAAVASGFHSLAKGVGRHFDSGRVRQTVVELDEAFLFVMAAGDGSCLAVLADADSDVGQVAYEMTLMVKRVGDHLATAPRTGLPAGG, encoded by the coding sequence ATGACCGCACCGCAGACCGGCAACGACACCAGGGGCCGCGGCTCCGGCCCGCTCAACTGGCTCCTCGACGAGCTCGTCGACCGGGTCGGCTCCATCCGCAAGGCGGTGGTCCTCTCCGGCGACGGCCTGCCCACCGGCAGCTCCAAGGACCTGACCCGCGAGGACAGCGAGCACCTGGCCGCGGTCGCCTCCGGCTTCCACAGCCTGGCCAAGGGCGTGGGCCGGCACTTCGACTCCGGCCGGGTCCGCCAGACCGTCGTCGAGCTCGACGAGGCCTTCCTCTTCGTCATGGCCGCGGGCGACGGCAGCTGCCTGGCCGTCCTGGCCGACGCCGACTCCGACGTCGGTCAGGTGGCGTACGAGATGACGCTGATGGTCAAGCGCGTCGGCGACCACCTGGCGACCGCCCCGCGCACCGGGCTGCCAGCCGGAGGGTGA